The following are encoded in a window of Pseudalgibacter alginicilyticus genomic DNA:
- a CDS encoding FUSC family protein, with amino-acid sequence MVKNLIRYFKSIHFIKAFLVALAMAIPVLVSIYFFDSLDIGFSIALGAILCAPADVPGSLKHKFYGILTSIVLIFVITLLIGYFNGYLFILIPLLIVLIFTVSYIAVFGFRASLVSLAGLLSLVLAFAYESSEISILQHSLFLALGGVWYLFLTVLTQFVLPQVQTDFLFVELLDKTSEFIKIRGKLLVEKTNRSFLLDQNFKLQIEINELHETIREVILEKRLSSGFSNRTRRQQLIFSRIMEIYELAISNTVDYDKIDSLFEEHQEKIDEFKVLIFEISDRLNHISKVILKEEKLIFQNNFKILLKKIQNHIEIYKDDVGLPASREGTIILLNYKAYQEKQIGNIKDIIRVLNNYSKNDKIREIKDAEQFLTPQDYDVKILKANFSLKSPMFRHSLRLTLTMLIGFMVGYAIEMQQPYWILLTVVVIMRPSYGLTKERTKHRVVGTLIGAAVGVGIVFLTQNLVVYAIIAALSLIIGFSIVKQNYRNGAAFITLYVIFMYALIHPNVLLAIKFRVFDTLIGAALAYIGNYLFWPSWESKNIKEFFIHSIESFSVFLKQIDVLYHEKGDASTTYKLARKEAFLQVGNLNAAYQRFVQEPKSKQDNIAIIYELITICNTYLSSLSSLGMYIRTNETNKAPKEFEIYVKHILSNLEKAMDRLINKESGICLTNEELDMATKNYEEYFQSLAAERDEEIEKGLPISTEMRAKLHETQLVFEQLSWLYNLSESLVKKVKQI; translated from the coding sequence ATGGTTAAAAATTTAATTAGATACTTTAAAAGTATACATTTTATCAAGGCGTTTCTGGTTGCTTTAGCAATGGCAATTCCTGTATTGGTTTCAATTTATTTTTTTGATAGTTTGGATATTGGTTTTAGTATTGCTTTAGGAGCTATTTTATGTGCCCCAGCAGATGTGCCCGGTAGTTTAAAACATAAGTTTTATGGTATATTAACTTCTATAGTTTTAATTTTTGTTATAACTTTATTAATAGGATATTTTAATGGTTATCTGTTTATACTAATACCTCTATTAATTGTTTTAATTTTTACAGTTTCTTATATTGCTGTTTTTGGTTTTAGAGCATCTTTAGTTTCATTGGCAGGCTTGTTGTCATTGGTTTTAGCTTTTGCTTATGAAAGTAGCGAAATATCTATTCTACAACATTCCTTGTTTCTTGCTTTAGGAGGTGTTTGGTATCTGTTTTTAACAGTTTTAACTCAATTTGTATTGCCTCAGGTTCAAACGGACTTTTTGTTTGTTGAATTACTTGATAAAACTTCAGAATTTATAAAAATACGAGGAAAATTATTAGTTGAAAAGACTAATAGAAGTTTTCTTTTAGATCAGAATTTTAAACTACAAATAGAAATAAATGAACTTCATGAAACGATAAGAGAAGTTATTTTAGAGAAAAGGTTAAGTTCAGGATTTAGCAATAGAACAAGACGACAACAGTTGATTTTTTCTAGAATTATGGAAATATATGAATTGGCAATATCCAATACGGTTGATTATGATAAAATTGATAGTTTGTTTGAAGAACATCAGGAGAAAATAGATGAATTTAAAGTATTAATTTTTGAAATTTCAGATAGGTTAAATCATATTTCAAAGGTAATTTTAAAAGAAGAAAAACTTATATTTCAAAACAACTTTAAAATTTTACTTAAAAAAATACAAAATCATATTGAAATTTATAAGGATGATGTTGGTTTGCCTGCATCTAGAGAGGGAACTATTATTTTATTAAACTATAAAGCATACCAAGAAAAGCAAATAGGAAATATAAAAGATATTATTAGGGTTTTAAATAACTATTCTAAAAATGATAAAATAAGAGAAATAAAAGATGCAGAACAGTTTTTGACACCTCAGGATTATGATGTCAAAATTTTAAAAGCAAACTTTAGTTTAAAATCGCCCATGTTTAGGCATTCGTTAAGGTTAACGCTTACCATGCTAATTGGTTTTATGGTTGGTTATGCTATAGAAATGCAACAACCTTATTGGATTTTATTAACTGTAGTTGTTATTATGCGCCCCAGTTATGGTTTAACAAAAGAAAGAACTAAACATAGAGTTGTAGGTACATTAATTGGGGCTGCGGTTGGTGTAGGTATTGTTTTTTTAACACAGAATTTAGTGGTTTACGCTATCATTGCAGCTCTATCATTAATAATAGGGTTTTCTATAGTGAAGCAAAATTATAGAAATGGTGCAGCATTTATTACTTTGTATGTTATTTTTATGTATGCTTTAATTCATCCGAATGTGTTATTAGCCATTAAGTTTAGAGTTTTTGACACTTTAATAGGTGCGGCATTGGCTTATATTGGAAATTATTTATTTTGGCCATCATGGGAATCAAAAAATATTAAAGAATTTTTTATTCATTCCATTGAAAGTTTTTCAGTGTTTTTAAAACAAATTGATGTTTTGTATCATGAAAAAGGTGATGCATCTACAACTTATAAGTTAGCTAGAAAGGAAGCTTTTCTGCAAGTAGGAAATTTAAACGCAGCCTATCAGCGGTTTGTTCAAGAACCAAAATCCAAACAAGACAATATAGCCATCATTTATGAGTTAATAACCATTTGTAACACCTATTTATCTTCATTGTCATCATTAGGTATGTATATTAGGACTAATGAAACTAATAAAGCACCTAAGGAATTTGAAATTTATGTAAAGCATATTTTATCTAATTTAGAAAAAGCCATGGATAGATTAATTAATAAGGAATCTGGGATTTGTTTGACGAATGAAGAATTAGATATGGCAACAAAGAATTATGAAGAGTATTTTCAAAGTTTAGCAGCTGAGAGAGATGAAGAAATTGAAAAAGGACTCCCTATCTCAACTGAAATGAGAGCTAAATTACATGAAACACAATTGGTTTTTGAGCAATTGAGTTGGCTGTATAATTTATCGGAAAGTTTAGTGAAAAAAGTAAAACAAATTTAA
- a CDS encoding bifunctional rhamnulose-1-phosphate aldolase/short-chain dehydrogenase, with protein sequence MTKKFKHVDYLWDNDEAKAFNDDQVALFLYRSNILGADLRITNYGGGNTSCKTIEKDPLTNEEVEVMWVKGSGGDIGTLTRSGIAGLYTERLRDLKKVYRGIEDEDRMVGLFNHCIYDLDSKAPSIDTPLHGLLPFAHIDHLHPDALIAVAAAKDSEKVTKEIWGDTMGWVPWQRPGFDLGLQLEKCLNENPGIRGIVLGSHGLFTWGNTSYECYMNSLEVIEMASEYIENKIKDKGSVFGGQKVQSLAIEERTEKAAQLMPLLRGLCSSENQMIGHFSDSDVVLEFINSNDLDRLAPMGTSCPDHFLRTKIQPLVLTLDANEDLTNSEAVLAKLEPAFGQYRKEYADYYNTCKKSNSPAMRDPNPVIIIYPAVGMFSFAKNKQTTRVATEFYINAINVMRGAEAITEYTSLPRQEAFDIEYWLLEEAKLSRMPKEQPLSRKVAFITGAGGGIGKAIADKLAAEGANVVLTDVNEDSLKEAHATFKRDISTYAVCDVTNTESIASAYKKAVIEFGGVDIVVHSAGLAISKALEDTTDKDWNILQNILVKGQFDLAKQGTVIMRKQGLGGDYIAIASKNGLVAGPNNVAYGTAKAAQQHMVRLLAAELSKDKIRVNTVNPDGVIVGSKIWEGAWAEGRAKANGITVEELPAFYAKRNLLNEIITPADIAKGVFSFVAILDKSTGNIINVDGGMANAFVR encoded by the coding sequence ATGACAAAAAAATTTAAACACGTAGATTACCTTTGGGATAATGATGAAGCCAAGGCTTTTAATGATGATCAAGTAGCTTTATTCTTATATCGTTCAAATATATTAGGAGCTGATTTAAGAATAACAAATTATGGAGGGGGAAATACCAGTTGTAAAACTATTGAAAAAGATCCATTGACTAATGAAGAGGTTGAAGTTATGTGGGTAAAGGGTTCTGGTGGAGATATTGGAACTTTAACACGTTCTGGAATTGCAGGATTGTATACAGAAAGGTTACGTGATTTAAAGAAGGTTTATCGAGGTATAGAAGATGAAGATCGTATGGTTGGACTTTTTAATCATTGTATATATGATTTAGATAGCAAAGCTCCATCTATTGATACACCGCTTCATGGATTGTTACCTTTTGCACATATAGATCATTTGCATCCAGATGCACTTATAGCTGTTGCAGCAGCAAAAGATAGTGAAAAGGTAACTAAGGAAATTTGGGGTGATACTATGGGGTGGGTGCCTTGGCAACGTCCAGGTTTTGATTTAGGTCTTCAATTAGAGAAATGTTTAAACGAAAATCCTGGTATTAGAGGCATTGTATTAGGCAGTCATGGTTTATTTACTTGGGGAAACACTTCTTACGAATGTTATATGAATAGTTTGGAAGTTATTGAAATGGCTTCTGAATATATTGAAAATAAAATAAAAGATAAAGGTTCTGTTTTTGGTGGTCAAAAAGTACAAAGCTTAGCGATAGAAGAGCGAACAGAAAAGGCAGCACAATTAATGCCTTTATTAAGAGGTTTATGTTCTTCTGAAAACCAAATGATTGGACATTTTTCTGATAGTGATGTAGTTCTAGAATTCATTAATAGCAATGATCTGGATAGACTTGCACCCATGGGGACCTCATGTCCAGATCATTTTTTGAGAACAAAAATTCAACCATTGGTTTTAACTTTAGATGCCAATGAAGATTTAACCAATTCTGAAGCTGTTTTAGCAAAATTAGAACCAGCGTTTGGACAATATAGAAAAGAGTACGCCGATTATTATAATACTTGTAAAAAGTCCAATAGTCCTGCCATGCGCGATCCAAACCCGGTTATTATTATTTACCCAGCAGTTGGTATGTTCAGTTTTGCCAAAAATAAGCAAACAACACGTGTAGCAACGGAGTTTTATATTAATGCTATTAATGTAATGAGAGGAGCAGAAGCGATAACAGAATACACCTCATTACCAAGACAAGAAGCTTTTGATATTGAATACTGGTTATTAGAGGAAGCTAAACTTTCTAGAATGCCTAAAGAACAGCCATTATCTCGAAAAGTAGCATTTATTACGGGTGCTGGTGGGGGCATAGGCAAAGCAATTGCAGATAAATTAGCTGCCGAAGGTGCTAATGTAGTGTTAACAGATGTCAACGAAGATAGCCTAAAAGAAGCCCACGCTACTTTTAAGCGCGATATTTCTACTTATGCAGTTTGTGATGTAACCAATACAGAGTCAATAGCAAGTGCTTACAAAAAAGCAGTTATTGAGTTTGGAGGTGTTGATATTGTAGTGCATAGTGCTGGTTTGGCAATATCAAAAGCATTAGAGGATACAACCGATAAGGATTGGAATATATTGCAAAACATTTTAGTCAAAGGGCAATTTGATTTAGCAAAACAAGGAACAGTTATTATGCGTAAACAAGGATTAGGAGGAGATTATATTGCTATAGCGAGTAAAAATGGATTGGTTGCGGGGCCAAATAATGTTGCTTACGGTACAGCAAAAGCAGCTCAACAGCACATGGTACGTTTATTAGCTGCTGAATTATCTAAAGACAAAATTAGAGTGAATACTGTAAATCCTGATGGTGTTATTGTGGGAAGCAAAATTTGGGAAGGAGCATGGGCAGAAGGTAGAGCAAAAGCTAATGGTATTACTGTTGAAGAATTACCAGCATTTTATGCAAAGAGAAATTTGTTAAACGAAATTATTACCCCTGCTGATATTGCTAAGGGCGTTTTTAGTTTTGTTGCAATTTTAGATAAATCGACCGGAAACATTATAAATGTTGATGGAGGTATGGCAAACGCATTTGTGAGATAG
- a CDS encoding GntR family transcriptional regulator — translation MEIFKLISIDENSRKPKYKQIVDSIIYHISNGNLKIDDKIPSINMFSEEFYLSRDTVEKAYNILKERKIITSIRGKGYYITRTKLISKVNIFFLINKLSTYKMKIYNSFINSIGSTSHTDLHIYHCDETLFLNLLEKNLNAYDYFIIMPHFKTDDLNHVSFTPQTENVIKKIPKEKLLLLDNEKTTIDVDVIYQDFENDIYNALKVGHPKVSKYKKLFLVYPSKSLYPYPKRILHGFRKFCVEYKLDFDILDEIYDDIILKKGDLFITIEESDLVHLINRIREDEFELGKDIGVISYNDTPLKELLGITCISTDFKAMGETAADMILHKKKGKIKNPFNFIDRESV, via the coding sequence ATGGAAATTTTCAAGTTAATTAGTATAGATGAAAACTCTCGAAAACCTAAATATAAACAAATTGTTGATTCTATAATCTACCATATTTCGAATGGTAATTTAAAAATAGATGACAAAATACCTTCTATTAACATGTTTAGTGAGGAGTTTTATCTTTCAAGAGATACTGTTGAAAAAGCCTACAACATATTAAAAGAACGAAAAATAATAACCTCTATTAGAGGTAAAGGATATTATATAACTCGGACAAAATTAATATCTAAAGTGAATATCTTTTTTTTAATAAATAAATTAAGCACTTATAAAATGAAGATTTACAATTCGTTTATTAATAGCATTGGTAGTACTTCACATACTGACTTACATATCTATCACTGTGACGAAACACTATTTCTAAATCTATTAGAAAAGAATCTAAACGCTTATGATTATTTTATAATAATGCCTCATTTCAAAACAGATGACTTAAATCATGTTAGTTTTACACCACAAACAGAAAATGTTATAAAAAAGATACCAAAAGAAAAACTATTATTATTGGATAATGAGAAAACAACAATAGACGTTGATGTTATTTATCAAGATTTTGAAAATGATATTTATAATGCGCTTAAGGTTGGACATCCTAAGGTTTCTAAATACAAGAAACTTTTTTTAGTTTATCCAAGTAAATCTTTGTATCCATACCCTAAAAGAATATTGCACGGATTTAGGAAGTTCTGTGTGGAATACAAGCTTGATTTTGACATATTAGATGAAATTTATGATGACATCATTCTTAAAAAAGGAGATTTATTTATTACCATTGAAGAATCAGATTTAGTACATTTAATAAATCGAATTCGTGAGGATGAATTTGAATTAGGTAAAGATATTGGTGTTATATCTTATAATGATACACCTCTTAAAGAATTACTTGGTATTACTTGTATTTCAACTGATTTTAAAGCTATGGGTGAAACTGCAGCAGATATGATACTACATAAGAAAAAAGGGAAAATAAAAAATCCTTTTAATTTTATTGATAGAGAATCGGTTTAA